TCTGGCGGTGCAGCAGCCAGCCGAACGCGAAGGCGGTGAAGAACGCGACCGCCGCGCCGGCATTGGGCAGCAGCGACGAGTCCGGCGTCATGATGCCGAACCACATCAGCCAGGGCGGCGTGAGAAACAGCACCGCCGCGGTCGGCGCCGCGAGCACGACGAAGCCCAACGGGTTGTCGACCAGCGTGCGCAGGACACGGTCGGCCGCAGCGCGCAGAACGCCGCGCCGGTCGACCGGCACGACCAGGCCGCGCAGCAGCAGCGTCGCCGCATAGAGCAGCAGCAGCACATAGAGGAACCACAGATGGGTCAGCGGAAAGGCGGGGAAGCCCGGATAGGCGGGCGGCTTCGGCAGCGGTCCGCCATGGGACATGACGCGCGCGCCCCAGATCGACACCGCGATGATCGCCGCGAACAGGATCGGCCAGCCGACCAGCAGAGGAATGCCGATGCGCTTCAGCCGGTCGAGCACGAAGCGCCGCGCGCCTTTCCTGTGGAAGCTCATATGCGCGAAGAAGCCGGCGATCAGGAAGAACGCCGTCATGCGGAAGATGTGCAGGACGTGGAAGGTCGCAGCCAGCGTCAGGCTGCGCTGATTGTCCATCACCATCCACAGACTGGCGCCCGGCGGCGTCGGCAGGAACGACAGCGTCGCGTGGAAGACGATGCCGAGCAGCAGCGCGAAGCCGCGCGCGGCATCGAGGGCATGCAGGCGTTCGGGGCTGGTGTCGGTCATGGCGATCTCCTTCGCGGTGCCGTGAGAGCAACCGCTCAGTACGCCAACAAGTTTTATTTGTAAACTAGTCTAATAGCGATATAGGTAGCGGACGGGCTTCGAAAATTTCTTTTTCCTATACTTGGCGGTCGGAAACCGAGGATTTCCGCGCGAAAATATATGTCGACCGCCCCTTGAACCGAGTCGGTCCAAATCCCATTTCGTCCATATCGCCACAACTTTAGATATAAATCTAAGCGTCGATTCTCGCTATCGGCGCATCATGCCGTCACCGGCGCGTCCGAACGGATCAGGCCTTCCGCCTTCATCTCACGCCAAAGCGCGGCCGGTATCGCGCGCGCCAGCAAGGCTGCATTACCATCGACTTCGTCGGCGCTCGCGGCGCCCGGGATGACGCTCGCCACCAGCGGGTGCGCGGCAACGAATTGCAGCGCCGCGGCCCGCAACTCGACGCCATGCGCGTCGCAAACGGCCGCGAGCCGCCGCACGCGCGCGGCGACCTCGGTCGGGATCGCGGCATAGTCGAAGGTCGCCTTGCCGGCGA
The nucleotide sequence above comes from Rhizomicrobium sp.. Encoded proteins:
- a CDS encoding acyltransferase family protein — encoded protein: MTDTSPERLHALDAARGFALLLGIVFHATLSFLPTPPGASLWMVMDNQRSLTLAATFHVLHIFRMTAFFLIAGFFAHMSFHRKGARRFVLDRLKRIGIPLLVGWPILFAAIIAVSIWGARVMSHGGPLPKPPAYPGFPAFPLTHLWFLYVLLLLYAATLLLRGLVVPVDRRGVLRAAADRVLRTLVDNPLGFVVLAAPTAAVLFLTPPWLMWFGIMTPDSSLLPNAGAAVAFFTAFAFGWLLHRQTGLLEVWRRRWPLNLALALGFTVMQFAITGIAPQLHPAPQDATTALYAAAFAASAWTWTFAFIGLAMRFWSGYSAARRYIADASYWLYLVHVPLVMALQVAVAQLSWPWWVKFAAILGVTFPLLFASYHVLVRYSVIGAILNGRRESPRRRAARLALEPVQ